The following DNA comes from Rhea pennata isolate bPtePen1 chromosome 22, bPtePen1.pri, whole genome shotgun sequence.
TGGTAGGTGTGGAAAGAAATGGAACAGGTATGGGATTTGACATAGATTCCCACTCCACTGAGGCCCATAGTGCTGGATAGTTCTCAAACCAGTCCTGGGCTCTTGTAGTATGCATGCTCGTGCAGCGGGTACCTTCCCCCAACCATGACGAcatctctttccattttggTCAAGAAACTCGTGCCCCATTAGGTAGCGCTGATATGTTCCCAGATAAGTGGTGAGGCTGCTTATAACAATGGCTGAGATACACACCATACTAGGCAGCAGGTCATGTTCCCTACTGTTTAGTTGGTAGATTGAGATGCTTTCCTTGAACTTCAATTACATCATTGCCAGCAAACACCTCAGGATTTTCCATCCAAAGGACGAAATCCATGTTGAGATACCAGCTGCAAGCCGAGCATTGCTCAAAGACCAAAACTGCACTATCACCCTCACATCCTCCCTAACTTCACAGTAATTCCACATAGGCTCTTTTTCACACTCCCACCATTTTCAACACCTGGAATTCCTGTCCCAGTTCCATTCAGTCACCAAGTTCACATGCAATCCCTCCTTTCCTCAGACCACCAAAGAGAAGACTAGCAATTGTTGGCACCTTCACCCTTTTACAACACAACAAGAACACAAGTCGTTGTCATTATGCTTACAGCAGGAAagcccttcttttcttccatgtcCCAGGGACCATGTGTGTGCCTTGGATTGGGAATGGTGCCACAGCATATCACAAGTAGTCAGAGGAGTTGTGCAGAACTCATTTTCTGctagttttctgtattttctggcttttctgaTACTTTAACTTTGCTTGTATTGCAACACTGAATTcccatttttcaaattttctgacATCTCCAGCTGAcccactgttctttttttataacTCTCCTTCAGCCCACAACCCCTCTAGCTCAGGCATCTGCTCCCCAAAACAGTGCCAAAACCTACAAGAATAGTCTCATCTCTCTCCTCAGCGTTCCTTCTGGGAGCCTGGCCAGTGAAAATGTCTGATAAACTATTTGGTGGAGTGTGTTGTTACTTTTGTTTCTCATGGTCTGCCCTTGAGAAGTTACTCCTTTTAACAATCTGTCTACCTGTGCTGCAATCATACCTTTGTTTTGATAGGCACTCACATTCTGCATGAGCAGGATCCACACAAGGACTGCAGGCAAATCACATTCCAGATTTCACAGAGGAGTTAAGCCCTCTCCATAAAGAGATTTTTGGTTCTGATCTAACTGACACTGGTATTACAGCACTGTAACTCCATCAACTTCAGCTGAAAGTGTCTGTTCATGCCAAATATGATTTGGTCTgccataaaacaaaaacaaatcaacagACAAGCTTAAAGTGAGAAATACAGGGTTATGCTTCAAGAGCTCTTTGCAGATAATCCCAACACTACCATATGATGGTGGCAAGTAGATTTGTGTGCCTCCCTTTCCCCTGTAAAATGAGGCTATTTACATTTCCCCATTTGTAAAATGAGGCTATTTACATTGTCCTTTGTGAAGGGGTGAGTTAGAGACTGTACTCTACCTGGATTATCTAAAGTGCTAAGTGACAGTAGTGTTCCTCTTGATTTACGCCAGCGTATGGGAGATCATAGTCAGgctttgctgttatttttctgatgaataCACTACATGGAAAAATGCCTGGTATAATGATGGCTCAGGGTTGTGGTGCAGGTAtggtttatttaaaagcaaaatgtctgCTGATTCAGCTCATAAAAATCATTGATGTATAAGAACAACAAtaatatcagaaagaaaagtgtatgtgtgtgtctgtgtgtgtgtctgtgagGAGAGAATAAAAGTAAAGGCCATCAAAACCCATCTTAAGTGCATATAAGACAGATGGTTTAACTCTTTCAAGAAGCATTTGCAAATACCCTGGTGCTCAGTAGGGAAAACATCTACATAAAAACTCTAAGGTAACTGGAAGGACATGGTAACAAGAAAAGGtatctcttttccatttatctGTCTTTGACTGCAGCTTCTGGTCCAGCCAGCAGCTTGGGAATGTCTTCATTTACAATATTCCTTCCTGAAATCTGAAACAAAGTAGAATGAAGGTTAGCACCTGGAGAGAGAATTCAAACCATCCACAGCAGCACACTCTGACATGGACTTAGCTATAAAAACAACCATGTTTCCTATATCCTCTTCATAAAGCCCACAATAAGTGGTATAAATACTGCCCAGATGATGTCTGTAGAATCTAGACAAAAGTCATGAGACCTCCAGCAAGAACAGCAGATCTAAGGGAACACTTGAACTCTCTAGACCATCCCCTTTTTGATCACATGAACTATATTCTAAATTCACGACAGGAGACATGGAACCAAATTCTCTTCTTATAGGCTTTGGCTTTTCGTAAGTGCAATTCTAAAAACTGAAGGGTTTTGGAAACTCTGGATTAATATTGGAAAAACAATAAGAGACAGCTCCTAGGGAGGAAgggctgtttgctttttttggaCGAGTTAAGTGACTGCCCATTGCCCATAAATGAATTCAACCCAAAACATTCTCTTCTGCACACTGTTTTCTTCCCAAACTCCACAGCAGTACACTTTTGAGATATATCCCTCTCTGAGCTGGTACAACAGGATGCACTATTCCAGCCCTGTTAGGCACTctttttccaacagaaaaaaaaaaaaaaatctacttgtGCCCTgccaaaagcttttaaaagccTAATCACTACTTGCTTCTTGTGGCTTCATGATGAAAGGACAGGAAAGGAATTGGCTTCTCATTCCTGCTACCATCTGTCAAGATGTTTACACATTCCTTATTCGACTGTGGCTTGGTTGGCTCACTGATCTCTTgtgttctcccctcctccctccctccctcccataACCCATCAGAAGGTTTCTACAACCACCAGTTAGGTGGAGCAAGTCATTATTACCTTTGTCTAAGTCAATGTTCTTTGCTGGAAAGCTTCTGGCTTGCTCAGCCTTCTCCTTCAGGATATTGTTTTTGTAATCTGTGTAAGTACAATTCAGACAGCCTTCagaacattaaaagaaaacaaagctttacTAGCAAGAGAGACATCTGATCAGTCCTTCCCTGAGGGGCTCTAGGCCTGGCATCTCCAGATCTCTAGGAGTAACTCAGAGTTATTCAGCCACTCAGCAGGAAAAGCGCCACAACTTAAATTTTTTCCCAGCACCAGTCAGATATGCATACTTTAGTTTCCTGCTTTTCATAGCTACCACAGACTCTTTCAGTATGTAATAAAAAGCTATGGATCATCTGGGTGAAGGTCACCTGAAAGCCTTTTACCGGTGCAGTTACTTAAAGAATTTGCTCACATGGGAGTCCTCCtgagatacacacacacacacacacacacacacactcacactcacactcacactcacactcacactcacaGAAGAATTTGCCCTTGCTGCTGTCCTGATGCTGCTGTCCAGGTCTGTAACCTACCTCCTGTAACCTCTTTGTTCTTTACTTCAGCATTTTGTATCTACCTCTTGTTTTTCTGAGGCCCTTACTACAACTCTGTAGCTTGGAACCTAAGGTTTGACAGCTTGGTCTTTAAAGGTTATACCTTTACTTGGCatgcacagagagaaaaaggcacaGTGACAGTTGTTTCCTGATTTATCAACATGTCCACTGACATATGGCAAGCTGTAGCAGGTGAGAGCTTGGCATTGTGGTGCCTTTAGGAATCTCAGGATAGACAAGGAACAATTTTGCTCTACCAACAATCCATCCACTCTGaagtccaagaaaaaaaaaaaagatacctcTGATTAATTATTGACACAATAAACTCAAAGCTGAACTTTCAAGCTCTAGTAAGGAGCAGCATTCACCTTCAGGAATTTCATAAGATCCCTTAGTCAATCCTATATATCCCAATAATAATACTTTCATAGACCATTGCTGAGATTagcttccttcccttctcttcagtATGTTTTGTTACCATGAATTTTAGTGCAGagattttccctcttttctatTCTCAGAACTTAGctgccatttttcttcctgtgatgTTCTCCAGACCTATTTGCCCTAATTGCTATCACAGGTCCTGGCAGAAGGCCCAATTAATTCACTGAATGGTTTGACATCCAGGAAGGATGAGACTGAAGTTAAACTAAATTGGCGTCAGTTGAAGGTGAAAGCAATGAATTCAGTTAACTTTtgacttctctttctctccatttcagTCAACTACAGTTCATAGTCACTCCAAGAGAGATGACAAGGTCAGTAGTTAGTACTAGATACTTTTGATCTAATTTTTCTCCAAATGATTCACTGAATCTGAAGTAGCTTTTATGTACTGTAGGATGATGACATTCATACTAATGAATGCTTTGAGTTTCTTGGACAGGAGATTCTAGAGAATGGTCTTATAGTTCCTCTTCCCTAAACAAACTGCTTAAATTGGAGGGCTCTTCTTCCCTACATGCTGTCTTGATCTCATTCCACATCACTTTGCACTTACTTGAATTTGGCTTTAAGTTGCATGTCAAAGAACTCCAAAAActccaggcaaaaaaaaagaagctgtgcCTTGTTCCTGATTAATCTCATCAATGAGCCTCTAGGTTAACCCAAAACTCAGGACTGACCTCTCCAACTGCAGTCCCCCTGCTTGCACTGAGTTGTGGGTTGAGATTCTCAAAGCTAACATTTAAAACCCAAAAGCTAAATCACTTCAAACTGGGCATCTAAATGCCATTAGGAAATCATCAGTTATAATGAGTTTTGACCTGGTTTGGAGAATGGTTGCTAGCTGATGCATACCCAGCCTGATGTCTTCACTTTTGTATTGAGTCAGATCTGTTGTGTCGACTGTAAATTCTTTAAGATTCACATCCTTCCTGTAAAGGTAATAATGGAGAAAAATGGTGTTGTCACATCCTTTACAATCTGGCTCCTTTCTCACATTTTATTAATAGCTTTTCTAGTGCTACTTTAGAGAATGTAATTTACATTCTTTATTTGTTATACATTTGGAGGATGGTTTGAAAAAACCGTAAGATTTCATTCTCTATTAAGTACTGGCAAATTTCATAGCAATCCCTGTAGAATCCTTTACAGTTTCTGCAAGGCTTCGCTGGAGAAAACATGACAGATAGGTAACAGCACTTGGATACTTTTCTTGGTTTTGCCTCTAACCTATCAGTCAGATTTCAGAAGGTCACACTGCTTATTAATTAATTTGATTCTCCTCTTTATTGCTTTTACTGTGCTTTCTATTATCATGGTGAGATCTTTGGCTGTTTTCTCTGTGGGTTTGCCCATAGCCACTTTAATACACATAATAAAATGTAAGGGAACCCAGATAGAGGATGTTGGACTGGATCTAGCTCATGGTAGGGTTTACAGTGGACTTGTAGTCCTTTACTATTAATTCCTAATGACATCTCACAGAAATGTGACCTGTGAATCAATTCCTGAAGTATAATCAAAGGAAATGCAATTGCCAGATCAGACCTACAAACCATGCTCCTTCCATGCTTTGATAGAAACTTAGTAACTCCCTGATATGCAGTCATTATGCAAGTGTATAGCCTTGGGAACATGACCCTACTAATGACTACAGGGTAAAGCTGCAAAAGAATGCTGGCTGCATTCTGGCtgcaaagcaaagaataaaCTCCATGGAACAGCATATGTTTTACATAGCTCTACTCTAGAACAGAATGGCAGCTGAGGCTCGGGGCCCATAAGTTTGTTTGTATTAAGTATTTTAGTCTTAGATAATACTTACTCTCCGTATTTCTTCACATTGTATTCATAACCTAGACatggagaagaaacagaatgagTAGTTGTATCCAGTCCACTTAACACCCTGCCCTGAGACAAGCAGTGATAACAACACCTAGTActtattcagttttctttatcaTGGTGCTTACAATGAGCATTTTCACAGTCCCCTTACAACACACAATAATTCATGTATACTCCATTGCCACATGGAGCTCCCCCTCCCTCTACTCACCAGCCTTCTGGGGAGTAGGCTCCTTTCTACACCACCTCCTTCCAGATCTGAGTGACCAGGCATGAAAAACTACCACCATCaccacatttcatttctttccaccTACCAtttattactaaaatatttagcaCATCTGTTATCTCCTCTGTGCTGATGCTGCACTTGTTCATCCCCAGCCTATTGTTCAGGCCTGCATTCATCATGTGTTTCAAGTGCTAGCTCCCATAAGCCTTCCACATGCCAGGTATCTACTACTGATCTTACCCCACCCAGCAACGTGTGACTAGCTCCTTGCCAGCTCCTTTTCCATAGCAAGATCAGGGCCAGGAGTCTATCCTCTTTGTGATTGCAAAGTAACTCCACTTAAGTCAGTGGAGCTGCTCCAGATATGGAGACAGCCCCATTCTGTGTTGATGCTAGTCCCCTGACAAGTAAATAAGGATGAATGGAGTAATACCAAAGAACTCAACAGAAGACAGGCATTCCCtagtgtttgctttcttttggtATCAAAGCTATTTGTGTAGAATTCACCAAAATATCTCAGCATCCACTTGTGTCTTCACACAGAGCCTCACCTAGTGCAGAGGTGCCAGCAATGACCTAGACCTTTTCATCCCTAAGAGATGCACATGGGCCTTCTCCTTTGGTGAATTCTACTTGTAAAGAGCACTATCCAGTGGTTCTAATCTTGTCCTCCCTTATACCAGAACAATTCAGTGAATCAAGGCCTGGAAATCTTTACAACATGCTAATGAAGAATCTTTCTTCAGATCAACTTCTGCAAAGACTCCCTCACTTTGAAGGTTGCTGGTTTTACAGAAGGGGATCACTGCCTTCAGCATTGTGATGGCAGTAATTATTTGCAGGATCAGCTCTCCTGTCCTGAGGACATTCCTGTAATTACTATAAGGCTAGTCTTTTCCAGTGCTTACCTCTCTGTCGGCGCTTGCGGGTGATGAGGACAACAATGATGAGGAGAACAATGAAGAGCAGCAGAGTCGCCACAATGTAGcccagctgctggaagaagtGTATCCGGCTTTCAGGGATGATGACATTTATCACATTGTGGCCCCTGACAATATTTGGATCTGattgcaaaaggaaagaaaaataggctGACAATTGTAACTGGCatccaaagcaaagcagagtCCCTGGAGAGCCCATCTGTGGAACCTAAAAGTATGCTCAGTTAAAGATTCTTCTGAACTGCATGGGGTAAAGAGTAAATAGCTGCCTAATTTACAACATACAGCATCTTTATCAGATGGCAAAGATCTCTGTTCCACACAAGATCATTCCTCTCAGGAGCATGAAGTATAACAATGACCACTTCATATTCCCTTGCTGCTGCCTGGCTATCCGTGTGCTGCTCTTGTTTACTGCAGAGGGGAAGTCCAGACAGAATCCACACTGGACAGCTTTCTAGTCTTTCTAGACCTTACCCAAGTCTTTCTGCAGGGTAACACAGTCTCCTCTGGGTCCCTTAACAACACACGCACCATGCTGCTTCAGCTCCAGACAGCTAAAGTATGAAACAGCCCCTCCCTGCCAAGGGGTATAATTTACAGAGTAGGAGAAATTTTCAATGCAAAGaatgcatttccttttaaataaagtaaaaatcaataaaataaaactcaatAAAAGTGATCAATAAAAACTCTCAAAGAAGAGCCAAGACTCCATTCCATTTGTGAGtgcagcagcatttcagttCCTCAGCACAGGGAATAGTAACAGGGAATGGTTCCACTTTACGTGGAACATTTTTGTAGATCCCAAATAAATAGGTCAATGTTTTACACATACAAAGATGCAAATTCTCTCCTTAAAGCAGTGAGAGCACAGCACTGGACAAATCTAGCTCAGGCACAGACAGCAAACCCAAAAAATGTATTGTGCTGTGGTGAATTTCTGTTCAGAACAGAGTTGAAAGTAGTATCTTCTCCCCCTAACAGAGAACATTCACAGAGCATCAGCAAGCACCAGTAAGGAGTTCTGGCCTACCATTTTCTTGGGAGTTTAATCCCTACAAATTAGCCAGAGGAAAtaaggggaaaagggagagaaatacCTAGAGCCATAGTATGATTTAGTAGAGGCATCCTAAGGACAAGAGTGAGGAGCCTGCAGTGCTAGGTTCCAGCCTCCAAATCACCCCATTTCAAAGCAAATACTCTGAGCTCTGTTTCTCAGTTTCTGCCATATGTGTTTAATTATAAGCACTTAGCCAAATATTGCATGTTTTTATTCCATGGTGACTGGGGGACACTCCCCTGGCCAAACTACGGACTTATATTAGCAGAAGTGAGAGCAGATTCACTTTCCTGTTTCATTTGTTAAAAAGGTTTGATGcctgcaacagcagcagtggcCAAAACCAAGATAGGATCAGAGCTGTGCTGGCACCTTTCTACACTCTCTggcatctccatggcactgtTCAAGAAAGGTCGTCTTCTCTTTATCAATCCATCGCTTCATCCTGAGCCTGTCTCATGCAAAGGTTATGCCAACAATAAGCACTGATTTTGTCATAGGAACCAAGTAATTATAGGAGTGAGAGTCAAACAGCCAGTCTTGTTTCTTATCGAACACTCTTTTGACTCCAGTTAATTGTCTGTATTTCAGCATGGCCAGATCTCTCCAGGAGCTTTTCAGTGTTCCTCTTTAAGTGAAGTGATGCCTTCAGCACCAGTTAAGCACAGAGCTAATCAGTAGAAATAAGAATGTCACAGTTGAGCTAAGCCAACAAACTCGTTATGACTTCAACAGCTGGTTTTGCTTCTGAGGCCATTTGGGAATGTTAGAAACTGCTCACTTCCATCAGCACAGTACCACCAACACAGCTGAGTCCAGAAACTCAATATTCCCCTCAAGAAACTCGGCACTAAGATCACTGACCTTGTCTCACCTTGCCTTCAGTAACATCAGGGTGAGTAAACAGCTCATTAAGCTAATCAACTAATCCCTTAATTAAACACTTGAGCAATCTAAGGCTTCTGGGTATGAGAAAATGCTTAGGTATAAATTGGAATTAAGACAATAGGTCCAGAACAGAGACTTAGGAAGCTTATAATTGTCTTTGGGTCCACTCTGGCTCTGGAAAAAACAGCGAGTAGGCATGACAGCAACTACTGCCCAGCCACTCCAAGGAAGACAATTGAAAGTGATCCCTGTTGAAACTTTTGGAGCTGCTGACATAGTGGTTGGTTCTGGCCTGTTGGGtactttgttttcagtattcAAAAATACCAACCcacctaaaatcaaacaagaTAATGgtgaattaaaataaacactttgaAACCAGAGATGATTCTTTTCTAATATTAACAACAGTCCTAGAAAATCAGGAGGTTTTAGCCTGTACTGTGTCCATTTGCCTAGCCTCGCTTTTCACTCCAGCAACACTCCCATTTTACTGACATTGCTAGatgctgtgtgtttgtttgcTGAAGACTGGCATGTGTTTTATAACAACagctaaactaaaaaaaataccaaatcaAAAAACCTATTTGCAAAGCTGTAAACAGCATACATGGCAGTTCCACTTTAACAAATTGTGATCACAAAGGACTTCAGCAGCTGCCATGCAGTGATGGTAGCCACAGGGGCAGCAGCTGAGCCAGAAGTCAGCAGACCTTAATGTATGCTGTTCCTGAGTTTTTACCTTCCCACAATACTTTAAGATAGGATAGGAGCTGGGTTAAACTTCAAGTCAATATTGGAGAGATcactgaaacaacaaaaaacagagacaaataCTCAGCAACTTTGGGCCTCCCTGGCTCACTCAATGAAGTAATACTAAAAATACTTATTGTATCTTTTTTCGACAAAGCATCACCAGTGGACTTCAAAGTGCATTATCAGGTGGGCAATGGAATATATCCCATTTTACAGTTGTGGAAACTGAGGCATAGAGTAACAGTTGAGTCACTATGATCCAGTAGAAGATGGCAGAGGCTAGAATAATACACCAAGATAATACAGATTCTTCTCCCCATCCTTGTGTTatatcagaatttaaaaagaggTTATGCAGTTTTATTCTGCAGTGAATAACTGATCTTTTAATATGTCTCAAAATGGGATGCCCATCTGTCTCCACTTACTGCTCCCACATTTCCCAGAATATTCTGCACTGTTTACCAATCAGCTAGAATCAGCTAGAGCACAGATCTGCCTTTACATTACTCTACCAAAATGCTAAGGGTCAGATTCTTCTGCTGGGAAAAAATGGAGAGTGCTCCCCCAAGAGAGCTCACAAATGCTAAGAATATGgcccatcttttttttttcaaggttgGGAAAGGATTGAGAATAATTCAGCAATAAGCAAGAGACAGAATGAATGTCCTTTTTCAATTACTTActccaaagaaaatacaggtgAAAACCCACTAAATTAGCAGACATACACCACATCTATACCACTAGGACTGACAGCAGAACCAAGTCCATGTTTATAGTTCAAAACAGGATGAAGTTCCCTGTCTCAATATGGCTCTGAGCCTTGGAGCTATGCCTGGAACTAAGACTGCTTGCTGAAAAAGcttattgctttgcttttgttatctcttgatgttttattttggcCTTATGTTATTTTCCCAGGAGAGTTCTATATAGTTTTTAAGGGAGTAGGACAGTATCTCAATCTTTCCCACTATACACAAATAGGACCTGTCCCAGCAGGCTGCTAATCAGCAATAAGTTTGAAATAGGCGCCCCAAATGTCTCGGCTTCTTTCACATTCCCATCAACTCAGCACATTTTTGTCTGTGATGCTCTCAGACCAGCTGAGTGTTCAGTGCCCCTTGGGGACAGATCTTTTCTAAAGCTGTTCCGTTTGGCAATGGAAATTACTTGCTTTGCTTCAACCATGGCCTGTTAGGGCTGTGGATCCAAACTGTACTATCAAAAGTGGTCTTCAGACCAGACCTCAGGATGCCAAAGTCTGATCTGACACCCAATCAATGCAAGCATGATGCAAAGCTTCTGAGAAATTTCCATTTCACATCTTCCTCACTCTGTACAGGAAAAAGGGCTGATTCTTGGTCAGATCTTTCTTCCATTGCAATCAACGGgaattttgtcatttatttcagaggGAACAGAACTGGTAATCTTTTTCTACTGGTGACCATAAGAAACCAATATGACCTACCTGAAGAATGGTGCTCCTGACCACACTGAACTGAAGAAGAATCTTTTTAGCAAGTGCTGGAATATACCTCTGAAATGAGACCAGCAGCCACCTGATGCTATACAGTAACACTAAGCAACAATAGGAAATATAGCAAAGAGAATACAGATCACTGAattgcagaaaagaaagtaaacagGCAGAGTTTGACCCTCTGCAGTCAGATGAGTAACAATATACTACAGAAATTTCAGTAGTGGGGCACTAATGTGGAACTAAGATAGCTCTGTCTGGATTAAATTACTTGTAGATTCTGTCCAACATCTGAGCAAGTAGATAACTAGTCAGCAATAAATCAGATAACTGCTAGGAAAGACAAAACAGATTCCTGGATAGGCAACTCTGAAAACGAGATGTAGCTTGTATCTGCACAATGCAATCTGAATAAGGCTCATGGGCAGCATAATTGCCCCTAGTAGGGAGACTGATGTCCTGGCCTCTCTGTCAGCTCAGTCCTAGCAACCACCTCTCCTCAGTACTGCCTGGGTTTTCTGGACACCAATCTCGGTCGGGAGGCTTAGGTTTCGGTGACCCGAAAAAGCCAATTGCTAAACCACAAcagatctattttaaaatgtatgaagCATACCAAAATTCTGTAGAAAGCAGCCAATAAATATTAAACCTTATaacaatgaatattttaaaatgttaataagGAACAATACCCAAAGCATTATTAAaccaagtatttttattttaattttctgcctGAGCTGAGCATGATCATTTGGGGTTTGGACAGGCTGTCAGATGACAACTCACTGcagtggaaaatgtgaaaatcaattgaaaaaaaagaaaaaaaagctgaagggTGGAGGAAAATTCCTGGTGCTTAATTCTGCACAGTTTGGCATCTTGTGCTGTCTAGATCCCCAGTGCTGCCTAGACTCCAGACTTACAATCTCTGCATTGGTGAGAATAGTGGCATGATGTAacagcaaaggcagagcagaatCAACTCCCACCTGGCACCCTCCCCTTCCAGTTCTGCACAAGCAATCAGAAAAGTGAGtcttaaaaaaacagtttgtttgCCTTGGGGCATGTCAGCATCACATCGCATCGCAGAGCAGGCTGCAACATGCAGCAGAGCAAACAGAAGCAGCACTTGATGTCTCTGCAGCATTCCAGACAGGTCAGTTAGACCTGATGGGTGGGACACTCCATTCTGGTGTGGCAAAGTGTTAATGCAACTCCACAGTATCCTTACTGGTATCTCTAGATCTACAGCTCCAAGTATACTAATGTAATGGAAACATCCTAGAAACAACCAAGCCCTTACACTAGGCCCTAACTAGTAGTGAGGAAGGCAAGGTCTCATTTACTCCTCTAGCCCTATGGACAAGAATAGCCCCTGGCTGAAACATGGGAAGCCTTCATAGAGGAAACCTCAGTATTGCTCTAAATGACACCTTCACTTCAGTGGTCTCTATGGGACTTCTGCAGGACACAGGTCTGCCATGATCCTCTTGCTGGTCCTAAGTGATCCCTGCAGATCACTGCAGAGGGACTGAAAAGGCAAGTCCATTTTGACACTTGATGTGGAGATGGGGAGTCACAGGTTGTGTTCCTGCCCCATGATTTACCTGAGCTCTTGTACTAGAGCTCAAAGGTGCAACTGTAGATACTCATCTCTTCCTCAGGCAACAGAACCCTTTCACAGGCCACTTACCTATGGCTGGTGCAGTGTTGTGGGTGGTGAGGTTCaccaccttcttctctctcactgGTTCTGTCACAAAGACTTGGTAGATCCTGCGCTCATGCAGGCCACAATAGTGATGGTGCAGGTGGCAGGAGTAGGTGCCTTCGTCTGCACTCTCCAGCTCTGAAATCCACAGGGAGAAGTCGCCCACAGCAAAGGCTGTGTCTGTGATGTTCATCTTCTGACGAATGAAGAGAGGTCCGTAAGAGCGGCGCTCGCCAGAGGCGTAGAGATCAATGAGGCGGTCAGCTCGGTCATGAGGAACCCCTGGAGGCTGTCTGTCCCAGTGGACCACTTGTTGCTCCTCTTCACTGTGCCGTTCAGTCCAGATGTGGTTTCGGTTTATGCAGGGGAGCatcacagtgctgccttccaGGGCAACAATCACAGCCTTCTCCCCATCCCAGTACTGCTTTGCTTCCTTGGCTGTGCAAATGACACAAGTCACAGACTTCAGTACATGCATCTTTACACACTTGTCTTATGCTTAAGGACACCAAGACACACCTAAGATTTCTCTCAAACTCTGCATTCCTATAACACATCCCCTCCAAAGACCTTCAAGTGCCACTGGGGGAAGTATGCTTTATTCTCACCCAATTCAGCAGTTAGTATAGAAAGAAACCCATAGTCTTGTTTAATGCACTAATCTAGGATGTGGAATGTCTATCTTCCCTTCCTTATAACTGAGAGTTCATCTCTAGTTTCTGAAAGCAGGAAGTGTGTTTTCTCTCCAGACTGGGAATGGAATGAGAATAACAGATTTCATCTTCAGTATGCTGCGTCCCAGTTCTCCA
Coding sequences within:
- the MXRA8 gene encoding matrix remodeling-associated protein 8 isoform X3, whose protein sequence is MEQLAKLLLWQLLLQQSSVVNLYSVPADASNPDSVVVSVLNISATLGSQAVLPCKSYRMVWTQDRLNDRQRVVHWDVYSNYYGGNKVERLCDMYSAGDQRVYSSYNQGRIFMPQNAFTDGNFSLVIKDVVESDEGTYSCNLHHHYCHLYETVKIQLDITKKAKEAKQYWDGEKAVIVALEGSTVMLPCINRNHIWTERHSEEEQQVVHWDRQPPGVPHDRADRLIDLYASGERRSYGPLFIRQKMNITDTAFAVGDFSLWISELESADEGTYSCHLHHHYCGLHERRIYQVFVTEPVREKKVVNLTTHNTAPAIDPNIVRGHNVINVIIPESRIHFFQQLGYIVATLLLFIVLLIIVVLITRKRRQRGYEYNVKKYGEKDVNLKEFTVDTTDLTQYKSEDIRLDYKNNILKEKAEQARSFPAKNIDLDKDFRKEYCK
- the MXRA8 gene encoding matrix remodeling-associated protein 8 isoform X1 is translated as MEQLAKLLLWQLLLQQSSVVNLYSVPADASNPDSVVVSVLNISATLGSQAVLPCKSYRMVWTQDRLNDRQRVVHWDVYSNYYGGNKVERLCDMYSAGDQRVYSSYNQGRIFMPQNAFTDGNFSLVIKDVVESDEGTYSCNLHHHYCHLYETVKIQLDITKKAKEAKQYWDGEKAVIVALEGSTVMLPCINRNHIWTERHSEEEQQVVHWDRQPPGVPHDRADRLIDLYASGERRSYGPLFIRQKMNITDTAFAVGDFSLWISELESADEGTYSCHLHHHYCGLHERRIYQVFVTEPVREKKVVNLTTHNTAPAIDPNIVRGHNVINVIIPESRIHFFQQLGYIVATLLLFIVLLIIVVLITRKRRQRGYEYNVKKYGEKDVNLKEFTVDTTDLTQYKSEDIRLGMHQLATILQTRVDGLLVEQNCSLSILRFLKAPQCQALTCYSLPYVSGHVDKSGNNCHCAFFSLCMPSKGITFKDQAVKP
- the MXRA8 gene encoding matrix remodeling-associated protein 8 isoform X4; the encoded protein is MEQLAKLLLWQLLLQQSSVVNLYSVPADASNPDSVVVSVLNISATLGSQAVLPCKSYRMVWTQDRLNDRQRVVHWDVYSNYYGGNKVERLCDMYSAGDQRVYSSYNQGRIFMPQNAFTDGNFSLVIKDVVESDEGTYSCNLHHHYCHLYETVKIQLDITKKAKEAKQYWDGEKAVIVALEGSTVMLPCINRNHIWTERHSEEEQQVVHWDRQPPGVPHDRADRLIDLYASGERRSYGPLFIRQKMNITDTAFAVGDFSLWISELESADEGTYSCHLHHHYCGLHERRIYQVFVTEPVREKKVVNLTTHNTAPAIDPNIVRGHNVINVIIPESRIHFFQQLGYIVATLLLFIVLLIIVVLITRKRRQRGYEYNVKKYGEKDVNLKEFTVDTTDLTQYKSEDIRLGMHQLATILQTRLQKQYPEGEG
- the MXRA8 gene encoding matrix remodeling-associated protein 8 isoform X2; amino-acid sequence: MEQLAKLLLWQLLLQQSSVVNLYSVPADASNPDSVVVSVLNISATLGSQAVLPCKSYRMVWTQDRLNDRQRVVHWDVYSNYYGGNKVERLCDMYSAGDQRVYSSYNQGRIFMPQNAFTDGNFSLVIKDVVESDEGTYSCNLHHHYCHLYETVKIQLDITKKAKEAKQYWDGEKAVIVALEGSTVMLPCINRNHIWTERHSEEEQQVVHWDRQPPGVPHDRADRLIDLYASGERRSYGPLFIRQKMNITDTAFAVGDFSLWISELESADEGTYSCHLHHHYCGLHERRIYQVFVTEPVREKKVVNLTTHNTAPAIDPNIVRGHNVINVIIPESRIHFFQQLGYIVATLLLFIVLLIIVVLITRKRRQRGYEYNVKKYGEKDVNLKEFTVDTTDLTQYKSEDIRLGCLNCTYTDYKNNILKEKAEQARSFPAKNIDLDKDFRKEYCK